In uncultured Ilyobacter sp., a genomic segment contains:
- a CDS encoding SLC13 family permease: MFLALVSEIFEPVLIFFITLVVLMSFGVIDIQGAVAGFSNPGVMTIAALFVVAGTVQKSPYMFNFSNKIFGDSYEGNKSILKFMIPVTLFSAFMNNTPIVSLFIPLVRDWCRKINISPSKFLIPLSYTSIFGGMLTLIGTSTNLVVSGMMENHGYEPLGMFQISKVSIFLVIAGTVYLIIFGYKILPDNKDTINRVKNNSREYLVQFYVEEDSPIAGKTVEQASLRNLDGLYLVEIKRREKKTIVPVERDELIRGGDILVFTGRIDTLAQLQAIEGLKIHDTSKFDMEDLKNGTAEIIEAVISESFPFLHGTIKETRFSNYYDGAVIAVIRNGERLKIKIGDIKLQSGDTILLLAKKGFQDRWGDARDFYLMTSHVTESYLIKERAWIPLVSFGVTIVLAAFNIVPILHASFIGISLLFITKTVEPRECLKIIDWPTIIVIAFSFGIGGAMIGSGAASLIAVKLIDITKGMNGYGALAIVYIMTNILTELITNNAAAILAFPIALEVSRSLGISHLPFSIVVAIAATSSFSSPYGYQTNLMVYGPGGYKYKDFIKIGLPLNILFMIISVILIPIFYPFNN, translated from the coding sequence ATGTTTTTAGCTTTGGTTTCTGAAATCTTTGAACCTGTGCTTATATTTTTTATTACCCTTGTAGTCCTAATGTCATTTGGAGTTATAGATATACAAGGGGCAGTAGCAGGGTTTTCCAATCCAGGTGTAATGACAATAGCAGCTCTTTTTGTTGTGGCAGGAACAGTGCAAAAGTCTCCTTATATGTTTAATTTTTCGAATAAAATTTTCGGAGACAGCTACGAGGGAAATAAAAGCATATTGAAATTTATGATTCCTGTGACATTGTTTTCTGCTTTTATGAACAACACTCCCATAGTTTCACTCTTTATACCCCTGGTAAGAGACTGGTGTCGCAAGATAAATATCTCTCCATCTAAGTTTCTCATTCCCCTTTCTTATACCTCTATTTTTGGAGGGATGCTAACCCTCATAGGAACATCTACAAATCTAGTCGTAAGCGGTATGATGGAAAACCACGGTTATGAACCTCTTGGGATGTTTCAGATAAGCAAAGTGAGTATATTTCTGGTGATAGCAGGGACAGTCTATCTCATTATATTTGGTTATAAAATACTTCCTGACAACAAGGATACAATCAATAGAGTAAAAAATAACAGCAGAGAATATCTGGTCCAATTTTATGTAGAAGAGGACAGTCCCATAGCTGGAAAAACAGTGGAACAGGCCTCTCTTAGAAATCTAGATGGTCTCTATCTAGTAGAGATAAAAAGACGTGAGAAAAAAACCATAGTACCTGTAGAAAGAGATGAGCTAATAAGAGGGGGAGATATCCTTGTATTTACAGGGAGAATAGATACCCTTGCACAGCTGCAAGCCATAGAAGGACTAAAGATACATGACACTTCAAAATTTGATATGGAGGATCTAAAGAATGGTACTGCAGAAATAATAGAAGCGGTAATATCAGAATCCTTTCCATTTCTTCATGGGACTATAAAAGAAACCCGTTTTAGCAATTATTATGACGGTGCAGTTATAGCAGTAATAAGAAACGGAGAACGTCTTAAGATAAAGATAGGCGATATAAAACTACAATCAGGAGACACTATACTGCTTTTAGCAAAAAAAGGGTTTCAGGATAGATGGGGGGACGCAAGGGATTTTTATCTCATGACAAGTCATGTGACAGAAAGTTATCTGATAAAAGAAAGGGCATGGATACCCTTGGTTTCCTTTGGAGTTACTATAGTTTTGGCAGCTTTTAATATTGTTCCTATCCTCCATGCCTCTTTTATTGGTATAAGCCTTTTATTTATAACCAAAACCGTCGAGCCTAGAGAATGTCTAAAAATAATAGACTGGCCCACAATAATAGTAATAGCTTTTTCCTTTGGAATAGGTGGAGCGATGATCGGAAGTGGTGCGGCCAGTTTAATAGCCGTAAAATTAATTGATATCACAAAAGGAATGAATGGATACGGCGCCTTGGCCATAGTGTATATAATGACAAATATATTAACAGAGCTAATAACAAACAATGCAGCAGCAATACTAGCCTTTCCAATAGCTCTAGAAGTATCAAGGTCATTGGGAATAAGCCATCTTCCCTTTTCCATAGTAGTTGCCATAGCAGCGACGTCTTCATTTTCATCGCCCTATGGATACCAGACAAACCTAATGGTATATGGTCCAGGAGGGTATAAATATAAAGATTTCATAAAAATTGGGTTGCCATTAAATATTTTATTTATGATTATTTCGGTAATACTTATCCCAATTTTTTATCCATTTAATAACTGA
- a CDS encoding GTP-binding protein, with translation MSVIAKDENMNIVIVGHVDHGKSTIIGRLLADTKSLPEGKLEQVKETCKRNSKPFEYAFLLDALKDEQAQGITIDAARVFFHTEKRKYIIIDAPGHIEFLKNMVTGAARAEAAILVIDANEGVMENSKRHGYLLSMLGIKQVVVVVNKMDLIDYNQDRYEDIVKEYTAFLKDIDVEAETFIPVSGFMGDNIASVSEKMPWYEGKSVLNQLDSLENKKQIGKQVFRMPVQGVYKFTAGGDDRRIVAGSIDTGKIAVGNEVIFYPSGKKSKVKSIEKFNAPTQTEEMAGSATGFTLEEQIYVTRGELACILGEDKPETTTRIKTKLFWLGREDLDTSRDYFIKVGTKKVKAELEEVTTVLDASTLKNTVRQNIKRHEVAEVVFKLEKEIAFDKASKIAETSRFVLIDDYEISGGGIIVEGLDDGNKNLREQVSKRDVKWIESAVTKEERSVRYAQRPTLILISGNKGDNKKEIARYLERGLFLDGRSVYYMGIGNVLYGIDADIKEENSMDNRKEHIRRFAETSNILLDAGKIVFATANNITQDDLKIIHTVIKSDDIKLVCVGDVADPEISADLHFDSDMSKDEIFASVKSMCINSKIIFNPYFG, from the coding sequence ATGTCAGTCATAGCAAAAGACGAAAATATGAATATAGTTATAGTAGGTCATGTGGATCATGGTAAATCTACCATAATAGGAAGACTTTTAGCTGATACCAAGTCTCTTCCAGAAGGGAAGTTGGAGCAGGTAAAAGAAACTTGTAAGAGAAACTCAAAACCTTTTGAGTATGCCTTTCTTTTAGATGCCCTAAAAGATGAACAGGCTCAGGGAATAACAATAGATGCAGCAAGGGTTTTCTTTCATACAGAAAAAAGAAAATATATAATAATAGACGCCCCAGGACACATAGAATTTTTAAAAAATATGGTCACAGGTGCAGCGAGAGCAGAGGCAGCCATATTGGTGATAGATGCCAATGAAGGGGTAATGGAAAACTCCAAAAGACATGGTTATCTTCTATCCATGCTAGGAATCAAACAGGTAGTCGTAGTAGTTAACAAGATGGACCTTATAGACTATAATCAGGATAGATATGAAGATATAGTGAAAGAATATACAGCATTTCTAAAGGATATAGATGTAGAAGCAGAGACCTTTATACCTGTAAGTGGATTTATGGGAGACAACATTGCATCTGTTTCTGAAAAGATGCCTTGGTATGAAGGCAAGTCAGTTTTAAACCAGCTTGATTCCCTTGAAAATAAGAAACAAATTGGAAAGCAGGTCTTTAGAATGCCTGTTCAGGGAGTATATAAGTTTACAGCTGGAGGAGACGACAGAAGAATTGTAGCCGGTAGTATTGACACGGGGAAAATAGCTGTAGGAAATGAGGTAATCTTTTATCCCAGTGGTAAAAAATCGAAGGTTAAATCAATAGAGAAATTTAATGCACCTACTCAGACGGAGGAAATGGCAGGAAGTGCCACAGGATTTACTTTAGAAGAGCAGATATATGTAACAAGGGGAGAGCTTGCCTGTATATTAGGCGAAGATAAGCCAGAAACGACCACTAGAATTAAAACAAAATTATTTTGGCTAGGTAGAGAAGATCTAGATACATCTAGAGATTACTTCATAAAAGTAGGTACAAAAAAAGTAAAGGCAGAACTAGAAGAAGTAACAACAGTATTAGATGCCTCAACTTTAAAAAATACTGTGAGACAGAATATTAAAAGACATGAAGTGGCAGAAGTTGTATTCAAACTAGAAAAAGAGATAGCCTTTGATAAGGCATCTAAAATAGCCGAAACTTCAAGATTTGTATTGATAGATGACTATGAGATCTCAGGTGGTGGAATCATAGTGGAAGGTCTAGATGATGGAAATAAAAATCTAAGGGAACAAGTATCTAAAAGAGATGTGAAATGGATAGAAAGTGCAGTTACAAAAGAAGAGAGATCTGTAAGATACGCTCAAAGACCGACTCTGATACTAATATCAGGTAATAAGGGAGATAATAAAAAAGAAATAGCCAGATATCTAGAAAGAGGACTATTCTTAGACGGAAGAAGCGTATATTACATGGGAATAGGAAACGTATTATATGGAATAGATGCCGATATAAAAGAAGAAAACTCCATGGATAACAGAAAAGAGCACATCAGAAGATTTGCAGAAACTTCAAATATATTATTAGACGCCGGAAAGATAGTATTTGCAACGGCAAATAATATAACCCAGGATGACCTTAAGATAATTCATACAGTAATAAAGAGTGACGATATAAAACTCGTTTGCGTTGGTGATGTTGCTGACCCTGAAATATCCGCAGATTTACACTTTGATTCTG